From the genome of Populus alba chromosome 10, ASM523922v2, whole genome shotgun sequence, one region includes:
- the LOC118048872 gene encoding large ribosomal subunit protein bL28c has protein sequence MATTAIGVGVGVGVGGGVLLGNSICFRKTQQLSISKTSLVSVSEIGFVTSQLSGIRISYNPPKPLSAPFSPALQPVIARRICPFTGKKANRANKVSFSNHKTKKLQFVNLQYKRVWWEAGKRYVKLRLSTKALKTIEKNGLDAVAKKAGIDLRKM, from the exons atggcAACAACAGCAATAGGGGTAGGGGTTGGGGTTGGGGTTGGAGGAGGAGTGTTGCTTGGAAACAGTATATGCTTCCGCAAAACACAGCAGCTTTCTATTTCGAAGACTAGTCTGGTTTCGGTTTCAGAGATAGGGTTTGTCACTTCCCAGTTGAGTGGCATCAGAATTTCCTACAACCCACCAAAACCACTCTCCGCTCCTTTCTCTCCCGCTCTCCAACCTGTCATTGCCC GTAGAATTTGTCCCTTTACCGGGAAGAAAGCAAACAGGGCAAACAAAGTTTCCTTTTCAAACCACAAGACCAAGAAGTTGCAGTTTGTCAACTTGCAGTACAAGAGGGTGTGGTGGGAAGCTGGCAAGCGCTATGTCAAGCTGCGATTGTCGACCAAAGCGTTAAAGACTATAGAAAAGAACGGACTGGATGCTGTTGCTAAGAAGGCTGGCATAGATCTTCGCAAAATGTAA